CTTTTGCATGTCTGCCACTTATTGTTATAGACAGGGTTGCTAGGTTCACAGGTTGTCAAATCTGGTTAATTTATGAATGCAATTGCAGGTAAACATTagaaaattgtatgtttttttccaactttaGCTGAAGACAGGTCAACattttgtgaatatatatatatatatatatatatatatatatatatatatatatatatatatatatatatatatatatatatttgtatactaTACTATTGTATACAGCTGTCAGGAAAACAAGCAATACCGTAGTGTCCTGTAGTATGTGTAGAAAACTTTGATTTGATTGACTTTGATTAACTAAGAACATTCTAAACATACAAGCATTATTAATACCACATTTTTTGACACTGGTAACTAATAAAAATGCTTTTGTAAATATGTGAATATTGAAGCCCATGaagaaaatatgtttattatttactttaacctttaaacattttttcaaataatgctaataaatagtagagcaaatatagaggtataaaaATTCTTGCCTTATGGTGATTTTTActgaacctggcaaccctggaaATGGAAAAGACTGATTTCTGCTAGGACCCTTTATTGAAAGAGTCACTGTAAAACTGTGTAACTCCTTTTCAAATGGATCAGTAAAGTAACTAATAACTGAATATCAGCAAGGTGAATCTAGTTGTGGCCTGAGTGACTTTTCTAATTACTCATGAAATAGTAAAAGACCTCTTCTCTAAGACAAACAGTGTAATTGATCAGAACAGAAAGAAACATGTCTGAATAAGGTGAAATGTTTTTTGTGTTATTAAATGCTGTTATAAAGTTATACTGTACTTTCATGAGCCAGTGCGGTGATGTTGACCGCTGTCTGGCTTTCATGTCTCCTCTGTAGGCTTGAGATGGTGCAGCTGTAAGTTCCTGTGTTTTCTGCACTCAGAGGGCTGAGTAGCTGCAGGGATCCATCCCCTGCCTGCAGCGCTAAGGCATCCACCCCGGCTCTGCCCTCCCACTGGTTGGTCAGAAGCTGAGTCCAGCTGTCATAAGTGCAAATGACGGTGGGTTTGTTTGTTCTGGTCAGTTTGAAGGTCCAGGTCAGCGTGAAGTTCTGTGTGACCCATGGTGCTTTGCAAGGGATGGTGAGATCCTTACCCTCAGCTGAATTTATTCCTGTCCAGGTAAGAGATGAGTATGATTTCGATGTGAAGGAAATTTGGTTGATGACTGCAAGAGATATCAGCAACATGTGTGTGAAAATGGTGGCAGATTTCTTCCCCAAAACACTGCCATCAAATGCCTTTATCttactttactactttactaGTCCATGTCCTATTTTCACGTTCACCTGTGCCCATACCataaataataactttttttttcttcacatattTTAATCATGTGGCGAATTATGTGTCTGACTGGATAACTTATGCACTACCACTTTAACCCAAAGGCCAAACTTTCAAAGATTCTGATTTGACAGAGCTGGTCCATATCAAGACTGGTCATTGACTATAGCACTCACACTGAGTGCTGATTactgattttttaattatttagggtaatttatttttaatataattattgaTAAAATTCACTGTTTATACACTACTTGGCCAAAAAAAGTTGCCAActagatttaactaagtaaatgatgtgtggttgatgctgcagttggtcaggtctaggttcagcaacagtatgtgctgaaagaatgaggtcagctgacctcctgaatatactgaatatagaccaggttattcaatcaatggattttttcttccctgatgatcacagccatattccaagatgacaatgtcaggattcatggtgcttggaaaagagtgatttagggagcaagagatcatcattttcacacatggattgttcaccacagagtccagaccttaacctcattgagaatctttaggatgtgctggagaagcgctgctttgtgcagtggtcagactctaccatcatcaatcctgaaagatcttggtaaaaaattaatgcaacactggactaaaataaatcttgtacattgcagaagcttattgaaacaatgccacagtgaatgcgggcagcaatcaaagctaaagacggacCAACGAAATATTGGAGtgtgagaacttttttttttggtggcgactttttttgggccaggcagtgtgtaatattttattattgaaatGTCTTGGCACTGCATACTTATACATTTAGAAAGTGTATATAGTATAGGCTACATATTTGTTTTAGGTTGAAGTAAACTGACCTGTTTCTGTTAGTGATGTTGTCCAGGTCTGGGTGGAGTAGGATGAATTAACAGTGCAGATGTAGGTGAAGCTGGAGCGATCTCTCAGTTTCTTCAGTTTGCTCTCCACATCATACAGGCCCAGCCTATTGGGTATTTTGCGGGTGATGGGTTTTAAGGAGGTGGGTGGTTCAGTAGTCCATGACACATGAGGAGCAGGGTAGACCCCCTGTGTGGAGCATTTTACCTCCTCAAAGCCACTCAGACGAGTGATCTCTACATTCACTGACTGGATAGGGGCTAAAACAATAGACAGAGACATTATAAGAATGtaagtgtttaattatttttaaatacctGAAGTGATAACAGTACTACTGTTATCATACACTACAGTTCAGACATTtaaattccagagttttttaatttggtaagatcaaagaaacccatcatttttaagtggtctcttaatttctttccagagctgtatattatttttattatatattatattttattatatatatatatgtatattattttaatgaCTGCCTAAGATATGGCCATTTAACTGTAACTTTTAGTTTTCCATTTAGTTTTCACTGATTACTAAGTTATGGACAGGGTTGGATTATCATGACATACTTAATTATGTTGTTCCAAGCCTTATTAAGTTGTGGTTAATACTTTATTACTTGTCATGGCgtaattatctttttttcttgTAGTATCAAATGAATTACCAATGATGTGGTCATGTCTTGTTTTCATTAAAAATGGCTTCATAGTATTCAACAATACAAAAACAGTTGTATTGCAgatatacattaaatatttaaaaactgtgctatttttagcatttaaaaataaCTACACATAACTCCaatatgtctttatttatttatttcctttagtttggcaaaatgacaaaaaaaaaataatacaaaatacaaaaaaacattattttttttagcctCCAATACGTTATATCCGTCTACAATTTTAAAGCACCATTTATGTCATATTTTGGTCagtgtatataaaacatttacagaCACACTTcatttaaatatttctaaatctaCCAAATTTGCCATGGACTAGAAGCATTCATTgcatcaaaaatgtttttttttttgtcttttgattATCTTTAATAGTCTACTGTAACTGTGATTATACTCAGAATTAACTCATTGGGTTGTTAGGTAgtaaaaaataggtaaaaaataGGATTTAAACCTACCTTCCACTTTCACTATAACAAAGGACTCATCCTCCTCTTTGCCCTTGATGATACGGCACTTGTAGCGCCCCCTGTCCTGCAGTCCGCAGCGCTGCAGTGAAAGAGCAGCATTGCCCAGGGCGAGCTGCTGGGCTGACACTGATGTCCTGCCCACAAACTGCTCACTGGGCTGGTCACTGCCCTGAGGAAGACTGTAGACCAGATCATTCTGCCTGAACCACTGGACCTCCTCACCACCGGTGGCTTTAAAGCTGCAGGGTAAGATACAGTCTTCCGAGAACAGGCAGGTTACTGGAACATCTGatgtaaaaaaggaaaccaaATAATTAGGGTTAAATATTATAGATAATATTATAGACTCTGTATACACCTTTACTCTGCATTTATGTAGTTGTGAGAGTATAAAGGGATACAGAATAAACAGGGAGGATTACAGGGAGTCTTGTGTTCATCCTGCTTAAATACCACAAACACCACACTTAAACACTTCGGAGGACAATAAATGTaatgataaattatatattttattaaaaaacaaaaacaaatctaaaagattttagtattttaatttttatcttaaataataaatatattgcgTAATGTGGATATGTTGCGGTAGCAAGAATTAAGgtaaaaagtggcaaaaaagtaaaaactatgCTTACAACAAGACCCAGCTATTGATTTTTTTCCACTAATGTGGACATTCTATAGGTCTTAGAAGTCAAGCACCATTAATGCAACATGTTTAAAAGACATCCTGCATTTTGCATGAAGACCCCATTAATGTTGGGGGTGTGGCCAAAAGAACACAGGATATTTTTCTTAAATTGGAAGATCTCAAggatttcacattttaagaaggGTAACTGGTcagtttttatcattattaacttCATTTTGAGAACACCAGAACCTACTGTCTTCCATTTAATCCCAGTTTCCATACTACAGGAAGCAGAGGACTAAGTGAGGATGATAAAGTTGATAAGGTACAGGAGGGTCAGACAGCAGAAAGGTAAAGTTTCTGGGTCTAAGGAGAAAATAGCACTAGAGAAGACTTCTTGTTTTTGCTTCAAACAATAGTGGAAacatatttgatttaatttggaaatctTTCTTTAAGGACACAAATTATATGAATTCTCTGCATGATGATTATGATGCGACACTAAAATATTCACAGAATAATTGCGTATAAAAGGCATGTCTGTTTAGTCACTTTTTTGGGAATGGGAGAAGAATGCTCTTGGTTAATTTGTGATGACGCCACCATGAGCTGCagggaatttttttatttaaatttaacaaattaaaaaagagTCAAAATGGATTGTTTGTTAAAGACTTTTGAAGCTTCATGAAAGCAGCTGGCTCTTTGATGTGTTGTGAGAAacattctttttttcattttgtgaaTGCAGTCCAGTGCAGGTTCTCATGACTGTTTATTCAGGATACACACTGCATTAGTTTGAATTTTCTGATCGTTTAAAATGCTGCTGTTACATTTTGCTGCTGAATAAGTCagaaagtacaaaaaataaaaccaccGTCATTTTCCATTCACAATTATTCTTCCATACTGTCCAGCTGCCTATTCAGCTAAAGCACCTTAGTCGACCCCACAGACTACTCAAGACAAGTTAACACATAATAACCAGTGAAGCATCAGATCACAGCTAAATATATCTTTGCATCATTCACTACCCTGACCTCTCTATGCCCATCCCATCTCAGAGctctttgtgtatgtgtatgagaaTGATAATACAGCTTGGGCAATCACCACGACATTTAAAGACTTGCGAGTGACTAAAGAACTGATCAGAATTTCTCCAATCTTAAACTCATGTTATTCAATAGAATAATAGTGGGTGTTATATTTAAACCCTGTGGTTGGTTTAAATAGTAGGAATAGGTAGGAATAGTTGTTTTAACTGTTAACTGTTTGGGTAGGTTAAAATGTTACACTCTTGGAACCCAATTGTGAAATTTAAAATTGTGCAACTAAGATATTTAAACTCTTTTAATGTATGATGTTGGTAGATACAGCTAAGCAAGCTTAACCATTGGTTAAGGTTCAGGAGCTGGGCTGAAGACCTAAACATGTAGTGGAATAAAATGTGTCACACCAAAAGAGAGAGTACTTAACCACCCTTGGAAATCAGGTAAACCTTAGTTTTTGATGTGGCACATGGTAATTGGCCATGGAGAAAAGAAGGAAACAGTCCATCACTGTAAACTAatcaaataacataaaataacatcgGAATggtaaaagattttttaaaagacATGCATATATCCCACATTTTATTTCAGCTTAATTTGTGTTTCAAATCACTGGTGAATAGACCATAATAAATCGTTTCCAGTCAGCTAATTAACTACAACAACCTTCTCTCAACAAACTTCATCCTCTGTTTTACCTCCCACATAAACCACAGTAACCTCCTGTTAACAGACTTGTTATTCTGATGACTCAATGACATTTGATAAAGAGAATGAGTGAGTTTAAAACATAGTGAGTTTGGAATGTTTGTTGCAATTGCAGAGATTCTGAAACATGTCAATCATTTATGTCATTGAGAAATCTTTCTTAGACCTAATGAATTCCCAATGTGGTCATGATACCAGCTACAGGAGATACCACAAAAAACAAATAGTAGTTAAATAGTTGTTGTAGTTGTTGAAAGCCTCTTTTGGCAGGACCTTttaacacatacagtaccagttaaaagtttggacacaccttaaataatTAAAGACTCGATACTAATGTTATCTAAGCTATggcacatatattattattattatttagtaaacaaaaagtgttaaacaaacaggatatgattcatattttagattctacaCATTagtcacctcttgcttagatgacagctttgtacatcttggctggattttcttagtgagctttatgaggtagagtcacctggaatgtcttTCAGTTACTTGTCAtgaatttcttgttttcttaaagtgtttgagagcatcagttgaaaagttgtggagaggtagagttggtatacagtgaatacctctatttgagtaatgttctaattcatattatagcaagaactactcaactaagtaaataaaataacactttaagaaatgaaggtcagtcaatctaaaacttTTCAAGAGAAGTGTAGAAAACTGTATGAAACAGAAATTAAATATGAATGTGTTTACAAGCTTCATATATCCATGttatatttataagcatttatATGCATCAGTTTTATCTTACGCTAACACAATTACATCACTTTAGCTTAGCGCTAACATACTATCTCACTTTCCATAGCCACGCTGGCAGGATTTAGCATAATCATCGTTTGCTtctgttctcattttctaaaCAAGTTCTGACATTTATGGTTGAAACCAAAGGCTTAGCTCTAATAGTCTTGGTTCACCAGTGTCGTTAGTACAGCCTGTAATTTTGGCAAAACTAGCCCATGCATTTTTTGCTTCAGTACATCTGAAAAGGCTCTAATCTCACCTGGAGTTTTTCCATTTGTTTTAGTTATGAGCCACGTGAGGAGGAAACAAGTGTAGacccgcgctgctgctgctgccatcactgaggacagagagaaagagagagagtgtgtggaagTGAAACATTTATGCTATACATATATACCCATTATAGAATCGCGGATATATTTTAGCTACAGACATAATTTACTAATCAGTGTAAACTGTTAGCATTAGACTATAAACACCATATACAAATGAACAGATTTGACATCTTTACACCATGTTGTGTCTTATCATACACATCGTTTATCACAAACTGAATGAGAgtatatcacaataaaaaaattggCTAGTAATAAATATGTTGTTGGTGTATATGCTGGTGTACTCTCCACTTTTAatcaaaaataatgaaaaaagaattTTAAACTAATAGTTTAACCAGTGCTGTTTCTATTGCTTCGCAAAATAATCCATTCCATTGATCGATAGAAGAATACACATACTCCTGAAAGTCCACTGCACCATGCCACCTTACCTACAACAACTCACCCCATACAAGTGAAGAGAATGTATAGACAGTGCATGCTGCTTGAAACTGGAGGAGTTACCATCAGCCCCATTGCCATCTCACAATCACCAGCTTTCGCTAaaaccttatttatttatattctttcCCTTAGGTCACATTAAATGAATGTTCAACTAAAcaatgaaatgttatcagtatGATGACATGAAAATGATCATTGATTAGTTTTTGATAGTACTGTATTGTAATGCCATAAATAAAGCCAAGTCCACTCAATGATATTTACTGATTTTCTGTTGGGATTTAAAATTGCAGGCAGTGGCTAAAATACTTCTGTAGCCTAATTTAGACTACTAGCATCGGCCGCACCTATTATAGTGCACAGAGCGCCACCTGCTCCTATTCATATTATCATAAAGAATGAAATAATCACATTACAAAGGTTTATCAGGagttatttatcattatttaatttattagcaagtataaaatgattaaatagtCTAAAATAGAAAATGAGTTAAGTTACCTTTGTAGGTAAACGTAGGGTATAATTAGGTATGTATAAACATGTGGCGTCTAATTCATTAAAAAAGGAAATTACATCACTGACTGCAGTCAGTGTGTTTTTATTAGACTTACAGTGTTGATGAGAACATGGGGGCAgacattaattacattttaattactacaatttgaaaatctgtatttattattagatttattattagaaaataaaaattagTTGGATATAAAGAGTTCATCTACAAAAACAGATCAGTGCTATCCTTTAAACATACCTTCATCTGTTTTGGCAATGTAACTCTTCCTGtataaatcaaaagaaaaaaggtGCCTTAAATATAGTGTACAGACGGCTAATATGGGCCAATTTTTGGTAAATGACTTATAGGACTATCAAGTAATCTTTGTATGAcatctaattattttttatataaattgacCTGGGTctcttaaataattatttgtttagaAAAATTCTAAATTTTTAATTAGAAAGAGTGGGTAAAAACATAGTTTGAAATATTTGTCTTGGTAAGCTTACTTATAAGTGCTTTATCACTCTTATTAGTGATgagtgaaattttttttttatgttgtcctCACTTAGGCTACCATACGATTTTTTTGATGTACTTCCCACCTTAGCTACCTTAGACCCACCAAAACTAGTGTTACATGTAAAGTTGTGTTGTTGCAACAATGCAAGAGCACTTATTGTGATTGGCTGTAAAATAgatgtaaaatgtactgtaaaatgctgtaaaatttaATCTGGCCAATTTTAGCTGATGCCACACTACATACATCATTAATAAAAAtcaaaaatgaatgtaattagtaTAATTATTTAACACTGATTCAATTATTCTTTAAAACTGATTTGACACACATATATGACCCACATATCAAATTAATCTTTCAAAGCACTGAGAGAAGCTTTCTTATGTTTCTGCTCTAGACTGCTCCAGTGGGGTTTTTCCTTGGTCTCACCTAGTTAAAGCCACACTCTTTGAACATCCGGATGTGTTCCTTTAGGAAACCATGTGTGAGAACCTCCAGTTACTTCTTTCATCTTCAAAGCCAATTAAGTTcacaaacttttctttttttcagtgaaTGTACCATTTAAAGCTTACGCGTTGTGTGTGTGAAATCCTTCAGAAGATACGTAGCTACAGATCCAGGATTAGCTGCCTTTGTTGTATTGAGAAGAATATGAAAGGTGAAAGCTGATCATAGCTATTGCTGTTGGAAATGTGAGACTAGCAGCCTGGTGGGGTTGACCGTTCCTGTTTGAGGGTCAGTCTGTGCTTTATTGTGGTTTTTAAGGGTGTATAATGGATAACTGAGTTACCAGTTTATGAAGTAAGTACACCTATCTGTTTTATGTGGTAGACCCAGGGACCAGGACACTGGTGCCCAATCATGGTCCAAGAGTACCACCACCATCTGGTTCTAATATTCTTAGATACTCCAGCTCTTCATTAGCTATACCGGGTGTGTTAGATTAGAGATAGAGTTTAACGCTGCGGGGTGTTGAGGTCACTAGGACTGCAACTGGGAGAACTGGGTAATTTGtcatgacatgactctccaaaccattactgtTTACTTGTAgtaacttcacactagatctcaagcagtttggactgtgtgtctctccattcTTCCTCCATGGTGGaagtggagagacatgtcatctgctggtgtcgatccactgtgttatatcatgtCTAAAGTCAAGGCAatgtttttcccaaaaaatcttacagcacttcatgcttccctctgctgacaacttttatggagatgcagatttcatttttccagcaggacttggcacactgcccacactgccaaaagtaccagttggtcttgtctaatattaaaaatttctgagacactgattttggggttttcattagttgtaaaccataatcatcaacaataaaataaataggtgcttaaaatagatcactctgcgtgtaatacatctatataatatatgagtttcacattttgaactgaattactgaatttaagtaacttttcaatgatatgtaGATACACGGGATAAACTACATCTAAAACAAGTACACCTATCAGATCAGGAATCTGACCTATCAGGAATCAGATCAGCTTTCAAGAAAAAAGCACAGCAGAGTCTCTGAAAATAGAGAGATTAAGGAATCTAACATTCTGAGCAATTCCAGAATCAGTTGTATCTATCATCAGCTCTTTATGGGTTTAACAGAGAACAGACagtatttaaaaacacagtacaCTAATCTCATTTATCAGATCAGACTCTTCAGTCAACATCAAATCCAAGCTCTACATTAGATTTAGCCTACAGCTTCTCATCAGATAGGAGTTTATTATGTTAACAAGCCTGATCACAGTATAAAGAATTAGCCTCTTCGCCATCAGATCCCTTAATCAGATAAGATCTAACCAAGCTCATATTGCACTAAGCAACAAGCAGTGATACTACAATCACAGCATGGCACTTAATGGATTAGTATTACAGCACTACTTCTGTAAGATGCTACAAAAAAAGCTGTTTCTGAGACCCAAATAAAGTCTATCTATTCAGTATTGCTAAATATAGTAAAGAAAGCTGACTCACGTGTGTATGTGCTTGTATGTGCTGAGTTTCTCTTTTTGGCAGGAGCAGCTCCTCTTCTCTGACTGGGACGTGGACGAGCACTGGGACAGGACGGGCAGGTTTCTCTGTAAACACGCCTCTTCAGCATCAACAGTGCAACACAGCACATGAAGGTTAATTACTCACTTTACATGCCTACTTGTCACATGGGTGGAGTTATATTACTCTCTCACCAGTGGACATAGTCAACTGATGTGCAAAAGGCATAGACAATTACACTGTTTATCCCATTTTTTCATGAGTAATACACTAATACTGTTTTCATTTCTGTACTTTAGCAGCTAAGCAGCTTTGGAAATGCCAATAATTCTAAACTTTAAAGCAATGGCATTGTACttttaaagataaaatatatCAAATGTAAAAAAGAAGCAGGTTTTTGGGCATATTAGATTCTTACACCTATGCAGGAATCTCTTCAAGGCATCAGGCAGTGGTACACATCAGTGTGGGTTTCCTTTGTGTTGAAGTTGCAGGATTTCCCCATTTACATCCCTCTGGGTCTGCAGGTGAGCTTTCACCACTGAGTGTAACCGAAAACTGTGTAATAATCCCCTGTCttactatttaaatataaatgaacaCAGTTATGTCTGATTTGATtgatttaaattgaatttaactGATTTTAATGTGTTCTTTCTAAACTACTGAAGTTTACAAATGATTGAAATTAGGCATTCTTTACCCTCAGTTTTCCATTGAGCATCAAAGATgttaaaagtattcacattcattacttaggtagaagtatagatacaagggtttaaaatacttctgtagtaaTTGAAGTGTCAACTCAAGTCTTTACTcttgtaaaacagtaaaagtactgctttaaaaagtaaaaaagtaaaagtaatgtaagaaaaaaatgcactaggctccctgtttcagcgactgaaaataaatacattttacaatcgTGTAAATATATGTTTACAGGTGTGACGGATCAATAGGGTGTCAAActggtatatatttatacttctcatcccACCAAAATTCATTTTTTTGAAGGAAGAAAAGTCGAaacaaaaacaagctgaaattaaataggagtaacaaggatatttttaaaaatgtaagtagtataaagttcagataactgtatatatatacagtatatgtagtaGTTTGGGgtgttggataatcaccaccccaactcaccttcaactcccaactcatcccaaaagacaAAAGAACACCAGATAACACAGTTGTGTTGTTACTAATACTGCAGGCTAGTTTTGTTTTTCCCGGACTGTCCTCCaacgccaacacacacacacagacacacacctgtATTGCGTGTAGAGTTCAGTCTTTGTGTTGTGTGTTGGCTGATGACATTTTGATGGTGTGTATGGTGTACATGTTGGCACATGACTGCGTGTTGGTGCTGCTGTGAAGGTGCTTTGTTCACATGTATTGAAGTAAGCTCCTGCATTCAGCAGGTTACACAATGTGTTTCTTGTGTTGAAGTTGCTGAATGTCTTTATTTGCAGTAGGTCTTTTCATACCTCAAGGCGTGTAAtcccaaaatgaaataaaaacggTGGAAAAAACGATTCACTCATTGTTTAGATTGGTGTAGAAAATTAGCATTGattattgaaaataattaaagaaGTGGAGTAGAATGTACATTTCAACCTGCTCTGAAATtggtatatttttttgtaaaatatcttgCTACAAATATTTAAACGCAATACATGTAACAAAAGTCACATACAACGTTGAGAAAAGTTACAAAATCACACTGACATGGcaaatattgtgtcccatgacatttgccatgttCCACTGAAGctaaaaaatgctgcactgactgactgactggccatctgatttatttctgagtcATTTGCTGGTTTGCaaggacaattctaaccagagtTATATTACCTGCAAGGTCTCGACCAAACAGTGTAGGTTTGAATGCACCCTAAATTCACTCTGGATTCTTTGTAATTTGAGTCATTCTGACAGAATGTATTTGTATGAGGGTGTGGAATCATTTACTACATATGCTGATTAGTGTAAAAGCACAGTAGCACCACTTTTCTTGTGAGTGCTACACTGTGCAGGAAATCCTTGTTTATGAGTAATCAAACGTGTTACCGCagtgtaaagttgctgttttgattTTCATCTTGTTTTGAAACTTCATAACACTGACAATATGGGTAAGACGTCAGAAGGTCAtacttaaaactgttaaactgttaaacttAAATAATA
This genomic interval from Astyanax mexicanus isolate ESR-SI-001 chromosome 1, AstMex3_surface, whole genome shotgun sequence contains the following:
- the hhla2b.1 gene encoding uncharacterized protein hhla2b.1 isoform X3 translates to MCCVALLMLKRRVYRETCPSCPSARPRPSQRRGAAPAKKRNSAHTSTYTLMAAAAARVYTCFLLTWLITKTNGKTPDVPVTCLFSEDCILPCSFKATGGEEVQWFRQNDLVYSLPQGSDQPSEQFVGRTSVSAQQLALGNAALSLQRCGLQDRGRYKCRIIKGKEEDESFVIVKVEAPIQSVNVEITRLSGFEEVKCSTQGVYPAPHVSWTTEPPTSLKPITRKIPNRLGLYDVESKLKKLRDRSSFTYICTVNSSYSTQTWTTSLTETGINSAEGKDLTIPCKAPWVTQNFTLTWTFKLTRTNKPTVICTYDSWTQLLTNQWEGRAGVDALALQAGDGSLQLLSPLSAENTGTYSCTISSLQRRHESQTAVNITALAHESERMEVKTGSSVQWWIPTVIFAALAVTGAVIVGVLKLKDDCLHSNSTEKDRDSHQVKVTVTDIEAVSEGSHLTADPTDEHT
- the hhla2b.1 gene encoding uncharacterized protein hhla2b.1 isoform X2; the encoded protein is MCCVALLMLKRRVYRETCPSCPSARPRPSQRRGAAPAKKRNSAHTSTYTLMAAAAARVYTCFLLTWLITKTNGKTPDVPVTCLFSEDCILPCSFKATGGEEVQWFRQNDLVYSLPQGSDQPSEQFVGRTSVSAQQLALGNAALSLQRCGLQDRGRYKCRIIKGKEEDESFVIVKVEAPIQSVNVEITRLSGFEEVKCSTQGVYPAPHVSWTTEPPTSLKPITRKIPNRLGLYDVESKLKKLRDRSSFTYICTVNSSYSTQTWTTSLTETVINQISFTSKSYSSLTWTGINSAEGKDLTIPCKAPWVTQNFTLTWTFKLTRTNKPTVICTYDSWTQLLTNQWEGRAGVDALALQAGDGSLQLLSPLSAENTGTYSCTISSLQRRHESQTAVNITALAHESERMEVKTGSSVQWWIPTVIFAALAVTGAVIVGVLKLKDDCLHSNSTEKDRDSHQVKVTDIEAVSEGSHLTADPTDEHT
- the hhla2b.1 gene encoding uncharacterized protein hhla2b.1 isoform X1, with the protein product MCCVALLMLKRRVYRETCPSCPSARPRPSQRRGAAPAKKRNSAHTSTYTLMAAAAARVYTCFLLTWLITKTNGKTPDVPVTCLFSEDCILPCSFKATGGEEVQWFRQNDLVYSLPQGSDQPSEQFVGRTSVSAQQLALGNAALSLQRCGLQDRGRYKCRIIKGKEEDESFVIVKVEAPIQSVNVEITRLSGFEEVKCSTQGVYPAPHVSWTTEPPTSLKPITRKIPNRLGLYDVESKLKKLRDRSSFTYICTVNSSYSTQTWTTSLTETVINQISFTSKSYSSLTWTGINSAEGKDLTIPCKAPWVTQNFTLTWTFKLTRTNKPTVICTYDSWTQLLTNQWEGRAGVDALALQAGDGSLQLLSPLSAENTGTYSCTISSLQRRHESQTAVNITALAHESERMEVKTGSSVQWWIPTVIFAALAVTGAVIVGVLKLKDDCLHSNSTEKDRDSHQVKVTVTDIEAVSEGSHLTADPTDEHT